The Manihot esculenta cultivar AM560-2 chromosome 11, M.esculenta_v8, whole genome shotgun sequence genome includes a region encoding these proteins:
- the LOC122725023 gene encoding uncharacterized protein LOC122725023: MPLHSPSALVEHSAIVVKLTGLYEEPPKNLHASAAIQQIPLSMRQQSDMWYWNQNRLGVYKVKEGYRLAIDEADHQFYLNDDMWERIWKVKVPAKVNFFIWRVLRGCLPCNFNLRKRKVEVQDACIVCGLFQETELHLLHDCTHAQAVWVSSIIGWEPIHDLKIWFSNLIMTGTHTQKEELFMLSWSLWHSRNQVLWQQKHEDSLVVLHRARSTLQQWQNAQLKPKENVVALARNRQWIAPEIGKFKCNIDIAILTNSRFGLGFILRNHQGLCEAGKIEAIYGNADPTIGEALCFREALSWLKTLPYHHVTVETDCQVVTKALISQDNEVLSYFQSIIVDCKALLNELPNVSFRFVYRSANHVAHCCARAAGSMSGLSWGVCPPNFLYETLMMDFNNMR; the protein is encoded by the coding sequence ATGCCACTACATTCTCCTTCGGCTTTAGTTGAGCATTCTGCCATTGTTGTAAAGTTGACCGGGCTCTATGAAGAACCACCAAAGAATCTTCATGCTTCTGCTGCCATACAACAAATTCCTTTATCCATGCGCCAACAATCAGACATGTGGTATTGGAATCAGAACAGGCTTGGGGTTTACAAGGTGAAAGAAGGATATAGACTTGCTATAGATGAAGCGGACCATCAGTTTTATTTGAATGATGATATGTGGGAACGAATTTGGAAGGTGAAGGTACCAGCAaaagtcaatttttttatatggagAGTACTTCGTGGGTGCTTAccttgtaattttaatttgaggAAGCGTAAGGTTGAAGTACAGGATGCTTGCATTGTTTGTGGCTTATTCCAGGAAACCGAGTTACACCTGCTTCATGATTGTACTCACGCCCAAGCTGTGTGGGTGTCTTCCATAATAGGATGGGAacccatacatgatcttaaaataTGGTTTTCTAATCTTATTATGACAGGTACACATACCCAGAAAGAAGAATTATTTATGTTGTCTTGGAGTCTATGGCACAGCAGGAATCAAGTATTATGGCAGCAGAAGCATGAAGATTCTTTGGTGGTTCTTCATAGAGCCCGGTCAACTTTACAACAATGGCAGAATGCTCAACTAAAGCCGAAGGAGAATGTAGTGGCATTGGCGCGTAATAGACAATGGATAGCACCAGAAATTGGAAAGTTCAAATGCAATATTGACATAGCTATTTTGACAAACAGCAGGTTCGGGTTGGGTTTTATTCTGCGTAATCATCAGGGGTTATGTGAGGCTGGAAAGATTGAAGCTATTTATGGGAATGCTGACCCAACGATAGGAGAGGCGTTATGTTTCAGAGAAGCACTAAGTTGGTTGAAAACATTGCCATATCATCATGTTACTGTGGAGACGGATTGCCAGGTAGTAACGAAAGCCTTGATATCTCAAGATAATGaggttttatcttattttcagAGTATTATCGTTGATTGTAAAGCTCTATTAAATGAGCTACCGAATGTGAGTTTTCGTTTTGTGTATAGATCAGCGAATCATGTTGCCCATTGTTGTGCAAGAGCGGCTGGTTCCATGTCTGGTCTTTCTTGGGGGGTATGCCCTCCTAATTTTCTGTATGAGACTTTGATGATGGATTTTAATAATATGCGCTAA
- the LOC110626871 gene encoding V-type proton ATPase subunit B2 — MGVAQNNLDMEEGTLEIGMEYRTVSGVAGPLVILDKVKGPKYQEIVNIRLGDGTTRRGQVLEVDGEKAVVQVFEGTSGIDNKYTTVQFTGEVLKTPVSLDMLGRIFNGSGKPIDNGPPILPEAYLDISGSSINPSERTYPEEMIQTGISTIDVMNSIARGQKIPLFSAAGLPHNEIAAQICRQAGLVKRLEKLDNLLQDEEEDNFAIVFAAMGVNMETAQFFKRDFEENGSMERVTLFLNLANDPTIERIITPRIALTTAEYLAYECGKHVLVILTDMSSYADALREVSAAREEVPGRRGYPGYMYTDLATIYERAGRIEGRKGSITQIPILTMPNDDITHPTPDLTGYITEGQIYIDRQLYNRQIYPPINVLPSLSRLMKSAIGEGMTRRDHADVSNQLYANYAIGKDVQAMKAVVGEEALSSEDLLYLEFLDKFERKFVSQGAYDTRNIFQSLDLAWTLLRIFPRELLHRIPAKTLDLFYSRDSSN, encoded by the exons ATGGGAGTGGCGCAAAACAATCTCGACATGGAGGAAGGAACGCTGGAGATCGGCATGG AGTATAGAACTGTATCTGGAGTCGCCGGACCTCTTGTTATACTTGATAAGGTTAAG GGACCCAAATATCAAGAGATTGTTAACATTCGTTTAGGGGATGGAACGACCCGCCGTGGTCAAGTCCTTGAAGTTGATGGGGAGAAAGCTGTTGTTCAG GTTTTTGAAGGAACATCTGGGATTGACAACAAATACACAACTGTCCAATTTACAGGAGag GTTCTGAAGACTCCTGTCTCATTGGATATGCTTGGGCGCATTTTTAATGGTTCTGGGAAGCCTATTGATAATGGTCCTCCAATTTTGCCTGAGGCTTACTTGGACATTTCtg GGAGTTCTATTAATCCCAGTGAAAGGACCTATCCCGAAGAGATGATACAGACTGGGATTTCAACAATTGATGTCATGAATTCCATTGCTAGAGGACAGAAGATACCTCTTTTCTCTGCAGCTGGTCTTCCCCATAATGAAATTGCTGCACAAATATGTCGCCAAGCAGGTCTGGTGAAACGATTGGAGAAGTTGGACAATCTTCTTCAG GATGAAGAAGAAGACAATTTTGCCATTGTATTTGCAGCTATGGGCGTAAACATGGAAACTGCTCAGTTTTTCAAACGTGATTTTGAGGAAAATGGGTCAATGGAGAGAGTGACGCTCTTTCTGAACTTG GCAAATGACCCTACAATTGAACGTATCATCACCCCTCGAATCGCTCTTACCACTGCTGAATATTTGGCATATGAGTGTGGGAAGCATGTCCTTGTCATTCTTACAGATATGAGCTCTTATGCTGATGCGCTTCGTGAG GTGTCTGCTGCTCGAGAGGAAGTACCTGGAAGGCGTGGATATCCTGGATATATGTATACTGATTTGGCAACCATATATGAGCGGGCTGGACGGATTGAGGGACGAAAAGGCTCCATTACACAGATTCCAATTTTAACTATGCCAAATGATG ATATTACACATCCCACCCCAGATCTTACAGGATATATTACAGAGGGACAGATATACATTGACAGGCAGCTTTACAATAGACAG ATATATCCTCCAATCAATGTCCTCCCATCTCTGTCTCGTCTGATGAAG AGTGCCATTGGTGAGGGGATGACACGCAGGGACCATGCCGATGTGTCCAACCAG CTATATGCAAATTATGCAATTGGGAAGGATGTCCAGGCAATGAAAGCCGTTGTTGGAGAAGAAGCTCTTTCATCTGAAGACCTG CTATATTTGGAGTTCCTGGACAAATTTGAGAGAAAATTTGTTAGCCAAGGAGCTTATGACACTCGCAACATCTTCCAGTCACTTGATTTAGCTTGGACCTTGCTCCGCATATTCCCCCGAGAGCTACTGCACCGTATACCAGCAAAGACTCTCGACCTGTTCTACAGCCGAGATTCATCAAATTGA